The genomic segment GACTGTCCCGGTAGCGAATGGTCTGGACCTGCGGCCAGCGACGATATTCGGTTCATTTCTTTTTTGACGCCGCCTGCTGAGAGCCGGAAAGTTCAGCTAACGAGCCTAACGACAGGCGAAAGTCTGGAGAAGGCGTACGAACAGGAAAGTAAAGGATCGTCAGATTTCTCATTACAAAAGCTCGGAGAGACTGACGGCATCCACGAGATTGAATATCTAATCTTTGATAAAGATACGGAGAGCGTTCTTGAAGAAGGTTCATTTACCTACACCATAACCACATCGCAGACCGTTCTTTACGATTCTGGTCAATGGCCGGAAAGCCACTATTGCCATGATGTAGCCAGCAGCTATACCCACTTTGGGGCTATCGGTTTTGGCGGTATAGGCCTTTACTATTGGCCTTACCTCGGAGGCCATCACGGCAGGCGGCTGCAGCACAGGCACTATCTGAAACACAAGCATTTTCTAAAAGGTAAACATCTAAAAGAAAAGCAGCACTTTAAATCTCACTTCAAGCAGCACGAACATCTGCCTCACAAACCTATGCAGGCGAAAAAGCGAGGAGACGCCCACAAAGCGCTGCCGTCAAAGATGAAGTCGCAGCAGGTCCATTCTCCTCACTCAAAAAGGAAAGCGCTGCCGCAGCAGCCCGCAAAACCGCGTCCTCAAAAGAAAGCTGTAGAAGTAAAGCAATCAGAGGTTGTCAAGCCGCGGCCAAAGACTACCCAACAAAGGCAGAGACAGCCCTCACGCACGCAGGCTCCACCGCCAATCAGGCCAACAGAGAGGCAGAAGCGAGAGATAATTGTCCCTCGCAAGACTGAGCAGAGAAACAAACTCTCACCGCAGCGGATCAAGCCGAATCAAAAAGCGGCACCTATCAAAAAGCGGAAGGTCGTTAGGACAAGTCCTCGAAAAGCAATCAAGACAAAAACGGTAAAGAAGAAGCAAACGCCTCTTCAACAGCGCAGAAGTCGTCTCCAAAGAAGGCGTGGGGTTAGGCCGCCGAGTCGAACCTCAACCCCTTCCCGGCAGTACGGGCAGCGAAGGGCGATTTATCAAGCAGCACCCAGACAAATACAGCGACGGAGCAGAAGAAGGGCTAAGCCTCAGTCCAAGAGACAAGCGAACAGGCGAACTCGAAGGCCGATCCAAAGATGAGGGGGATGGAGCTGCTTACGAGACAAGGTCAGGTCTGGCTCATCCGCCGTCGATCTTCGACGGTTATCAATCCCCGTTGATGAGCCCTCAATTCGAATTCTATTCTTGACGGCAGTTCGTTCCTCAACCAATTGTTGGCGTGTTCGTGATACTAATCGATGAGATTCTTCTGCTTCACTCGGAATACGAATTCCTGGCAAACGCCTCACTTCAATCAATGCAGAGAGTTTGAGAGCATCTCGTTGATCTATTTTGACCCGATTTTAGACTGTCGTTTCAATGCTGGCGGCATTGACGACTTGATTAGCGATGCCTACATTTGTTAGCTGCCGATGCAAGATAAAGCCTGAGAAGCCGGCTTCGTAAACACTATGGAGCAGGGCTTTAGGAAAATAGGCTGTGAGCTGATGGGCAAGTTTCACTGGGTCTACTAACGTCTGCCATTTCTTGACCAGCCCTCCCTCCATCACCACTGCAACTGAGTAGGTGTATTTATGACCATCAATACCAATGAAGAGGTTTTTACCTTCGTATGATTGCTGCCTTAATGAGCTGTTCAGAGCAATCTCCTTTGGGACGATTACTTGTCGTCTCTTCAATCACTAGCCTAACGGCTAGCCCTAGACACAACTCATCATAGAGACAACATGACCTTTTTTCTGATTAACCGCAGATTTTGTCAGCAAGATGCGATCTCGCTGAGTTCTGGCTTTCTAAGCCAAGCTATGATGAACGTCTAGGACAAACGCGATCGAGTAAGGAAAGCCTCGTTATTTTGCCATGGTTAATTCTGCAGGATCAGCAGTTAGAGAAACAGGCGTCGATGGCCGAGAATGGTGGGCACAGCGCTGGGTTGACGTTCTAGAATCCTTCGGATGGCGTCGCCGTCTTGAAAGGGCACGCAATTACGTGCGTGAAGGACGAGTGTTAGAGCTGACCTTCGAAGGGCCAGAGGTCTCAGCTCTAGTTCAAGGAACGGCTCCAGACCCCTATGAGGTCACTCTGTCCCTTGACCCTTTTGATGATGAGCAGTGGTCTTATGTGATTGAGGAACTATCACAACGCGCTATCTTTGCTGCCAAGCTGCTGGCTGGTGAAATGCCGCAGAATATAGAAGAAGCCTTTACCGCTAGTGGATTGAGCCTATTTCCGTTTAGCAAGTTTGATATTCACAGCCGCTGCAACTGCCCCGATCCGGTTAACCCCTGTAAGCACATCGGAGCGGTTTACTATCTCCTAGGAAATCAATTTAGCCAGGATCCGTTTATTCTATTTCAGTTAAGGGGACGGACAAAAACTTCTATTATTGAGGCGCTGCGTCAGAATCGCAGTAAGACTTCTGAAACAGATCAATCAAAGGAGCAGAAACAACAGACTGAATCATCTACTGCTGTGAAGCTTGACGCAGGGTTCTGGTCCTATAGCGAGCAGCTTGATCCTTCTTTAGTGGTGATCGCACCTCCCCCAACGTCTGAGACCGTGATTGATGTTTTGGGGCCGATGCCTACTGAATCATTTTCCCAGACCGGCACCGGAACACCGTCCAAGATTTCTGATGGGCAAAAGTTACTGGAGTATCTGAAGGATGTTTATCAGCGAACGGGACAGCAGGCTATGATGATGGCCATGTTGAGCCGAGATTCTGATTGATGCAGCCTCTAACAGCATCCCCAAAATGGTTCGTGCCTGGGGATATTGATGGTTTTTTTGGCCTGTTGGTTGATAACTTAATTCAGATTCTACTGATTGTGGGATTGTGTCAGGGCGTATTGGGTTTCCCTGCAGAACTAATCTTTGCTCGTATTTTGCCTGGAGTGGCCTTGAGCCTGATTCTAGGAAATGCTTACTATAGCTGGCTGGCCTATCAGCAAGGGAAGCGAGAACAGCGTGATGATTTAACGGCGCTGCCCTACGGCATCAATACAGTGAGTTTGTTTGCCTATATTTTTTTGGTGATGTTGCCGGTTAAGCTGTTGGCTATCAATCAGGGGAGCAGTCCGGCGCAAGCTGCAGAAACCGCATGGCAGGCGGGACTGGTTGCTTGTCTGGGATCGGGTTTGATTGAACTAGGTGGTGCCTGGTTCGGGGAGCGATTACGAAGGGTTGCCCCTCGTGCCGCGATGCTCTCGACGTTGGCGGGAATCGCGCTGACGTTTATTGCGATCGGCTTTTTGTTTCGCACGTTTGCCAATCCGATGGTGGGCATTTTGCCGTTGGGCGTCATTTTGCTCAGTTACTTTGGGGGTGTTAAGTTTGGAATTCCAGGCGGGTTGTTTGCGGTTCTACTGGGTGTTTTGCTGTCGTGGACTACTGGGTTAACGATCTGGGACGGTCAGCAGTGGAGTGCGGCGATAGATTCTTTGGGTGTATACGTACCTAAGCTTTGGATTGGTGGACTTTGGGAGCAGCGAGGCGTGTTGCTGCAGTATTTCACCATTATTTTGCCAATGGGCTTGTTCAATCTGGTGGGCAGCTTGCAGAATCTGGAAAGTGCGGCGGCGGCGGGAGATCGCTATCCCACAACCCCCTGTCTAGCTGCTAACGGCATTGGTACCATCGTCGCAGCCTTCTGTGGCTCCTGTTTTCCTACCACTATCTACATCGGGCATCCCGGCTGGAAGGAGATGGGGGCTAGAGTTGGATACTCTTGGCTAAATGGATTAGTTTTAGGTGTGCTTTGCTTGACAGGCAGCATCAGCATTCTGACGTATTTAGTGCCAATTGATGCCGGGATGGCGATTGTTCTGTGGATTGGCATCGTGATCGTGGCCCAGAGCTTCACGGTGACTCCCCTGCGCCATGCACCTGCGGTCGTGGTAGGTCTTTTGCCTGGGATTGCTGGATGGGCTGCTTTGATCGCAAAGAATAGCTTCCGAGCCGCAGGACTAGGGACGCCGGAGCAACCCTTTCAACCCGACGTATTGGTTCCTGCTTTGCGGCTGAGTGATATCTATATTGAAGGGGCGTTTGCACTAGAGCAGGGCGTTATTTTATCTGCAATGCTACTGTCTGGAATGACGGTTTACATTATTGATCGAGATTTTGGGAAAGCGGCTCTGTGGTCATTGATCGCGGCATTACTCTCCTGGATAGGGCTGATTCACAGCTTCCAGTGGACGCCCACTGACACCGTAGTGAAACTGGGATGGGGGGCTGGAGCGCAGTGGGCTGTTAGTTATTTATTACTTACCCTGTTGTTTCTCTATGCTGCTTGGCGGACTCGGCTACAGAAAAACAATACTCTTGAAGCAGATCTTGAACAAAGGCCTTAGCCAGATGTTTGCCAGTACTGATAGGCTGCATAGGCCATTGTCATTACTCCCGTAACAATAGCGGATTCATCAGCTTTAAATTCAGGGTGATGGAGTGGGTGATTGATCCGTTCGTGGTGTCCAACACCCAGGCGAAACATCGAACCTGGCGCATGTTCTAGATATAAGGAAAAATCTTCGGCTCCTAATGATGCTTCTGGAAGAACCTGGATTTTTTCTGATCCCCAGAGTTGTTGGGCGGAAGATTCAATCAGCTTTGTGAGACCGGTGTTGTTGCGCACTGCAGGAACTCCGGCCTGAAAATCAACATGGTACTTGGCGCCGTAAGGCTGACAGATACCCGCGACTATTGCTTCGATCCACTGGGGGAGTTGCTCGCGAGTTTCTGGATGCAATGATCTCACCGTGCCCTGCAAATGGACCTGATCGGCAATCACGTTGGGGGCTCGTCCTCCATTGATTTGACCAATGGTGAGCACCACTGGTCGGAGTGGATTTTGAGTTCGACTAATAGCTTGTTGAAGTGTTGTAATGACCTGAGCTGCAATCCAGATGGCGTCTGTTGCTTCGTGGGGGCGAGCGCCGTGACCTGATTCTCCGATGATTGTGATTTCTAGGTTGTCGGCAGCAGCTGTTAAGCTACCGTAGCGAACAGCAACGGTACCGGCAGGAATGCTAGGGAAGACGTGGGTTGAAAGAATAGCACTGACGTTTTCCATAGCGCCATCGTCGATCATCCACTTGGCTCCTTGGGCAATCTCTTCAGCGGGCTGAAATAGGAAACGAACGTTACCGGGGAGCTGCAGTTCTGCCAGGATCATGGCGGTTCCTAATCCCACGGTGGTGTGAATGTCGTGACCGCAGGCATGCATGATCCCTGGCTTGCGTGAAGCAAATGTGAGCTCCGTCATTTCTTGGATGGGTAGGGCATCCATATCAGTCCGAATGGCTAACTGGCGAAGATCTTGACCGCTACCTCGAAGGTCACCGACGACTCCCGTTTTACCAACTCCCTCTTCTACTCGGAGACCGCAGGAGGACAATACTCCGGCAACATAAGCTGCCGTTTGGTGTTCTTGACCACTGAGCTCTGGATAGGTGTGAAGGTGCCGGCGGATTTCAATAAGACGAGGTGCAAGGGTCTCGGCTAGGTTTTTAATCTGGGTAAGCATAGATTTGGGACGATCACGACTTTTGGTCAGGTCGTGCTGGATCAGAAAAGCTAAAGGCTATCTGTTCCTAGGATAAACGGATACAGAAAAACTCTGCATGCCAATAAACATTCAGGAATGCGTATAAAAGCCGACATTCCGGCCTAAATTGGTGCTCGATCCACTATACGGAAGCTTAATATTTTGCTGATTAGAGGCGCTTGAGGTTGTCAGCCTGCTTTGTGAATTTATCTGTGAAGATGCTCATGATCGTTCGCTTACGAACTTTGATATTTACATTGACTGACATGCCAGACTGCAGCGGCAGGTTAAGGTCATTCTTGGTAAGCCTTTGTTCTTCTAAATCAATCGTCGCGGGAAAACTATAGAATTGGCGCACTTCTGTCGGGGGCAGTGCATCGGACCCTATTGAGGTGAGTGTTCCTTTGACATCACCAAATTCACTGAAAGGGAAGGAGTCAATGCGAACATCGACCTTAAGTTCTCCTTTTTTTTCAAAATTTTGTTTCACAAAGCCAATCTCTTGATTGGTAATGAAAACCTTGGCTTGTAGATTATCTGCAGGCACAATCTTTAAAATTGGCTCGCTAGCGTTGACCACAAAACCACTGGTGTTGGGTTTGAGGTCAAATACGACACCATCGACGGGTGCTCTTAGCTCTTGGTATTTCATCGTCACCTGTGCTTGGTTCAGGCGGTTGTCGATTTCAGCGATTTGACGTTTATTATCTTCAATTTGTTTGTCGTCTGCGATCGCTTCTTTGCTTAACTGGCTATCAATTCCCGCAATACTTTGCCGATTGGCTGCCATACGGTCTTGAATGGTTCGTTTGTCAGTGGCACCTTGGTTGCGCCCTTCCGCCCGTGTCTGAGCTGTGCGTTCTAGGATTTGACTTTTTTCTTTTCGTAACCGAATCTCTTCTTTCTGGAGGCGGGCGACTTCAGCTAGCCCTGTTTGCACCTCGTTTAACTGGTTTTTGTACTGGATTTTCGCAATTCCACCTTTTTCAAAAACCTCTTTGATATCATTAGCTGTTTCTTGATTAAGCTTTAGGGTTTCCTTGCTGCTCTCTAGCTGAATTTGGTTCTGCTCAAGTTCAATATTTTTGGCTGCCAACTCTTCACTGAGCTGGGCTAAGCGTGCGGACAAACTGGCTTCATTCGATGATTTCTGTGCCAGACCAGATTGCAAGCGCGCCAACTCTTCTGCTGAAAAATTAGAGCTGGTTGCTTCGCCACTGAGCTGGGCTCTCAGAAGCCGATTCTCTTCAATGAGAGCTTGACGATCCTGTGTTTTAGAGCGTCGGGAGGATAAGTTTCCGATCTGTTCACTACCGCTTCCCAGGGTTGGATTAGCATAAAGCTGATTTTGTCGTACTAAGTTGGCCCGAATGCGCCGTAGCGAAGCTAATTCCGAACTTGTGGCCTCAGGATCTAAACTAAGCAAGAGCTGGCCTTTTTTGACCCGTTCACCATCCTTGACGTGAATTTCGCTGACGACACCAGAGACAGGGGGCTGAATTTCTTTGACGGCTCCCAGAGGTTCTAATTGACCTGTTGCTGGGATCGCTTCTTCAAGTTTTAGGACGAACGCGAGCAAAATAGCGATAGCGGTGCCGCTGATAATGGTCCAAATGATAATGCGTGACCACAGCGGTGACTGCTTGAGCACGACTGGACGATCGAATTGCGTAACGGCGCGATTCCGCTCTGCTGGCATCGGGAGCTGCCCGTTCCCGTTTTGGCTGATGCTTTTGCCATTGTTGTGACCGTTCGTCTGAGGAGACGTTTGGCGCCCATTCGCAGAAATATTTGTCATCCTTGAGTCTCCTGTTGCTGGTAAAGCCAGTAGTATTGGCCTTTGAGGTCCATTAATTCGGCATGGGTGCCCATTTCTGCTACTTTGCCCTGATCCATCATCACAATTACATCGGCAACCTGCAGCGTTTTGAGACGGTGTGTGATGAAGAAAACTGTTCGATCATGAAAAATCTTCGATAGATTCTGGATCACTTGGCGCTCAGCATTGAAGTCCAGCGCGCTTGTAGCTTCATCCAAAATCAGCATCTGGGGGTTTTGCAGGACGGTACGTGCGATCGCAATTCGCTGTCGTTGTCCTCCAGAAAGGGCGGATCCTCTTTCTCCCACGCGGGTGTTATAACCTTGCCCCAATTCCATAATGAAGTCATGAGCAAAAGCGACCTGTGCCGCTTCAACGATCTCTTCTGATGTGGAATCAGGAGCGGGGAGTGCAATGTTTTCCTGGATGGTGCCATCAAAAAGTAGGCTATCTTGCAAGACCATGCCAATCTGGCTACGCAAAGAATACAGCTCTACCTTGCTGACATCGTACTTATCCATTAGGATTTGCCCGCTCTTGGGCGTGTAGAGCCGCATCAGGAGCTTCATGAGGGTGCTTTTGCCGGATCCACTCTGTCCGGCTATACCCACAAAGGTACCTGGCTTGAAGTCTAAACTGACATTCTTAAGCTGCAGAGGGCCATTCGGCGTGAAGCTAAAGTTAATCTCATTGAAGGAGATGCCTCCCTGAATCGGAGGCAGGGGGATGTTGTTGCGGTCCTCTTCGTTGACTTCCTGTGGATGGTCAAGAATATCACCCAGGCGCTCTAGAGAGAGCGCTGTTTCTTGGAAGTTCTGCCACAGTTGAACCAAGCGCAGGAGTGGGCTAGTGGTGTAGCTAGCAATAATTCGAAATGCAATCAGCTCACCTAGGGTTAGATCTCCCTGAAGAACGAGGCCCGCACCCACCCAGAGCAGTAGTAGACCCGAAAGCTTATTGAGGAAAGCACTGATGGAGCCGGCTGTGGTGGAAATAGTAACGGCTTTAAAGCCTTCGCTAACGTAACGGGCGTAGCGCTCTTGCCACTGCCAACGCGACTTGAGTTCAATATTCTGAGCCTTAACGGTTTGGATGCCGGAGACGACCTCTACAAGATAGGACTGGGTTTTTGCATTTTCTTCAGCCTTGACGCGCACCTGTCGCCGGATCATGGGAGAGACGAGAATGGTCAGCAGGGCGAATAGGGGCACTGTGGCGAGCGCAATGATGGTGAGTAACCAGCTATAGAACAGCATCACAAAGATGTAGATCACTGAGAACAGTGAATCTAGAACGACGTTGAGGGCCGTCCCGGTTAGGAATTTGCGAATGTTCTCTAGCTCATTAACTCGGGTCGAGAGTTCCCCGACAGGACGACGGTTGAAGTAACTCAACGGCAGCCTTACCAAGTGATCAATCACCTGGGAGCCTAGGCTCATATCAATGCGATTGGTGGTGTCAACAAACAAATAGGTCCGGAAACTGGTGAGTAGGGCTTCAAGAAGAGCAACAAGAAGTAGACCCATGCCCAAGGCATTGAGGGTGTCAGGACTATTCTTGCTCAGTACCCGGTCAATGATGAACTGGATTCCTAAGGGATTGGCAAGGGCAAATAACTGCACCAAAAATGAGGCAATCAAGACCTCAGTTAGCACCCCACGGTAGCGGGACACTGAGGGCCAAAACCAACTTAGACCAAACTTTTTCTCAGGGGTAGAATCGGTTTTCTCCAGCAACAAAACCTGGCCTGATTCTCCCCAGTCGTCGAGGAAATTTTCAGGTTTTTTACGCCGAATGCCTTGCTCGGGGACGGCAAAGACCAGCTCCTTAGGAGAGTTCTCGTACAAAACAGCAAAGCTATCTTGCCAAGCAATAATAGCTGGGGTGGGCAGACGCGTAAAAACATTGGCTGGAGCTTCAATCAGTTGGGCCTTGAGACCCATCATTTCTGCGATCCCACCGCAGGTGGTCAGGGAAACCGTGCTGTTACGAGCTAATTGATTTTTTATGATGCGGCGAATGACGTCTTTGCGAAACGGTATGCGCCAATATTGAGCCAGCATCTGGAAGCAGGCCAACGGAGCATCCGTTGGACCCCGACCTTTCACGTGAGGATACTTCCGGGATCGACTCTCTGTCTCGAGAACAAAGGGATCCTCTGTTTGGACGTTGGGGGCGTAGGGAACTTCTATGGCTTCGGATTCTTCGACTGCAGCCAAGCCGCTGATCTCTACTGGAGGAGAGATAGAGGGTTTAGAAAGGTTCGCAGGGCTAATGATATGCTCTGGGAGACCCACCAGCCGTAGGGTCCCAGATTTGCCGATCTGGAGTGTTTCTGTCGGATCGAGTCGCCGACCAATGGAGCCGTTACTGGCCGAGCCGCCACTGAGTAACCAAAGGTGCTGGTCATCAAGGTCAAGTTGATGCTGTCCACTGGAGAAGGTCTGCACCTTGCTCGCGTCATGGGCCTCTAGAGAAAGGGCTTTGAGATCGGAGATGCCATCGGCACGGCGCTCAAGTTCAGCACCCAGTAAATCGAAGACTTCAACTAAACTACAGCGATCGCGAAAACCTGCAGCAAAGTTTGGCTCAGTATCAATTAAGTCCAAGAAGTCCTGGCTTGGGAGATTCAGGCAAAGGGTTTCTTGAGATGCGAGGGCTGTCTCGCAGGCTTTATTTCGCAATAAACTGATCCAGCCTAAAACTTCTCTCGGTTCTAGTAGCTTGAGGCTACGGGGGGTATTGCTGCGGGGATCTTGACCCAGTAGTCGCGCTTGCCCCTCATAGATAATTGCGATTTGAGCAGGGAGACTGTCTCGTACGACAATCGCTTGCCCCATACGATAGCGGAGGAGTTTACAGCTCTTTAGACACTGCTCCATGCCTTGGCTAGAGAGTTGATCAAAGGGAGGGACTGATTGGAGAAAGGACTGGATATCCGTTTTGCTGTAGGTCATGGCTCCGCCGTCTCTGGTTCTTGTAGGACTGCTGGGGAGGCAGTTCGTTCTTCTGAGGGGTTCTCTTCTGGAAAATGCAGCGAAACGGTCTGTTGTTGCTGTTTTAACCAGCGCTGAAATAAATCGTTCAGCAATCGTTTTTCTGTGGGGTCATCGAGTTGTGCT from the Acaryochloris thomasi RCC1774 genome contains:
- a CDS encoding SWIM zinc finger family protein produces the protein MVNSAGSAVRETGVDGREWWAQRWVDVLESFGWRRRLERARNYVREGRVLELTFEGPEVSALVQGTAPDPYEVTLSLDPFDDEQWSYVIEELSQRAIFAAKLLAGEMPQNIEEAFTASGLSLFPFSKFDIHSRCNCPDPVNPCKHIGAVYYLLGNQFSQDPFILFQLRGRTKTSIIEALRQNRSKTSETDQSKEQKQQTESSTAVKLDAGFWSYSEQLDPSLVVIAPPPTSETVIDVLGPMPTESFSQTGTGTPSKISDGQKLLEYLKDVYQRTGQQAMMMAMLSRDSD
- a CDS encoding NCS2 family permease; amino-acid sequence: MQPLTASPKWFVPGDIDGFFGLLVDNLIQILLIVGLCQGVLGFPAELIFARILPGVALSLILGNAYYSWLAYQQGKREQRDDLTALPYGINTVSLFAYIFLVMLPVKLLAINQGSSPAQAAETAWQAGLVACLGSGLIELGGAWFGERLRRVAPRAAMLSTLAGIALTFIAIGFLFRTFANPMVGILPLGVILLSYFGGVKFGIPGGLFAVLLGVLLSWTTGLTIWDGQQWSAAIDSLGVYVPKLWIGGLWEQRGVLLQYFTIILPMGLFNLVGSLQNLESAAAAGDRYPTTPCLAANGIGTIVAAFCGSCFPTTIYIGHPGWKEMGARVGYSWLNGLVLGVLCLTGSISILTYLVPIDAGMAIVLWIGIVIVAQSFTVTPLRHAPAVVVGLLPGIAGWAALIAKNSFRAAGLGTPEQPFQPDVLVPALRLSDIYIEGAFALEQGVILSAMLLSGMTVYIIDRDFGKAALWSLIAALLSWIGLIHSFQWTPTDTVVKLGWGAGAQWAVSYLLLTLLFLYAAWRTRLQKNNTLEADLEQRP
- a CDS encoding M20 family metallopeptidase — encoded protein: MLTQIKNLAETLAPRLIEIRRHLHTYPELSGQEHQTAAYVAGVLSSCGLRVEEGVGKTGVVGDLRGSGQDLRQLAIRTDMDALPIQEMTELTFASRKPGIMHACGHDIHTTVGLGTAMILAELQLPGNVRFLFQPAEEIAQGAKWMIDDGAMENVSAILSTHVFPSIPAGTVAVRYGSLTAAADNLEITIIGESGHGARPHEATDAIWIAAQVITTLQQAISRTQNPLRPVVLTIGQINGGRAPNVIADQVHLQGTVRSLHPETREQLPQWIEAIVAGICQPYGAKYHVDFQAGVPAVRNNTGLTKLIESSAQQLWGSEKIQVLPEASLGAEDFSLYLEHAPGSMFRLGVGHHERINHPLHHPEFKADESAIVTGVMTMAYAAYQYWQTSG
- a CDS encoding HlyD family efflux transporter periplasmic adaptor subunit, which encodes MTNISANGRQTSPQTNGHNNGKSISQNGNGQLPMPAERNRAVTQFDRPVVLKQSPLWSRIIIWTIISGTAIAILLAFVLKLEEAIPATGQLEPLGAVKEIQPPVSGVVSEIHVKDGERVKKGQLLLSLDPEATSSELASLRRIRANLVRQNQLYANPTLGSGSEQIGNLSSRRSKTQDRQALIEENRLLRAQLSGEATSSNFSAEELARLQSGLAQKSSNEASLSARLAQLSEELAAKNIELEQNQIQLESSKETLKLNQETANDIKEVFEKGGIAKIQYKNQLNEVQTGLAEVARLQKEEIRLRKEKSQILERTAQTRAEGRNQGATDKRTIQDRMAANRQSIAGIDSQLSKEAIADDKQIEDNKRQIAEIDNRLNQAQVTMKYQELRAPVDGVVFDLKPNTSGFVVNASEPILKIVPADNLQAKVFITNQEIGFVKQNFEKKGELKVDVRIDSFPFSEFGDVKGTLTSIGSDALPPTEVRQFYSFPATIDLEEQRLTKNDLNLPLQSGMSVNVNIKVRKRTIMSIFTDKFTKQADNLKRL
- a CDS encoding type I secretion system permease/ATPase — its product is MTYSKTDIQSFLQSVPPFDQLSSQGMEQCLKSCKLLRYRMGQAIVVRDSLPAQIAIIYEGQARLLGQDPRSNTPRSLKLLEPREVLGWISLLRNKACETALASQETLCLNLPSQDFLDLIDTEPNFAAGFRDRCSLVEVFDLLGAELERRADGISDLKALSLEAHDASKVQTFSSGQHQLDLDDQHLWLLSGGSASNGSIGRRLDPTETLQIGKSGTLRLVGLPEHIISPANLSKPSISPPVEISGLAAVEESEAIEVPYAPNVQTEDPFVLETESRSRKYPHVKGRGPTDAPLACFQMLAQYWRIPFRKDVIRRIIKNQLARNSTVSLTTCGGIAEMMGLKAQLIEAPANVFTRLPTPAIIAWQDSFAVLYENSPKELVFAVPEQGIRRKKPENFLDDWGESGQVLLLEKTDSTPEKKFGLSWFWPSVSRYRGVLTEVLIASFLVQLFALANPLGIQFIIDRVLSKNSPDTLNALGMGLLLVALLEALLTSFRTYLFVDTTNRIDMSLGSQVIDHLVRLPLSYFNRRPVGELSTRVNELENIRKFLTGTALNVVLDSLFSVIYIFVMLFYSWLLTIIALATVPLFALLTILVSPMIRRQVRVKAEENAKTQSYLVEVVSGIQTVKAQNIELKSRWQWQERYARYVSEGFKAVTISTTAGSISAFLNKLSGLLLLWVGAGLVLQGDLTLGELIAFRIIASYTTSPLLRLVQLWQNFQETALSLERLGDILDHPQEVNEEDRNNIPLPPIQGGISFNEINFSFTPNGPLQLKNVSLDFKPGTFVGIAGQSGSGKSTLMKLLMRLYTPKSGQILMDKYDVSKVELYSLRSQIGMVLQDSLLFDGTIQENIALPAPDSTSEEIVEAAQVAFAHDFIMELGQGYNTRVGERGSALSGGQRQRIAIARTVLQNPQMLILDEATSALDFNAERQVIQNLSKIFHDRTVFFITHRLKTLQVADVIVMMDQGKVAEMGTHAELMDLKGQYYWLYQQQETQG